The Sporomusaceae bacterium region GCGGCCCACATCAACGGCGTCCGCGGCGTACCGCGAACCGTCGGCGGCTTCTCGCCCGGCGGCGTGGCCACGCCCGGCCGCGCCCTGCCGGGCCTCGGAGCGCGGCTCGACCGCGTCGCCGGGGTGGTGCGGCGGGGCGAAGAACTGGCGGCAACGCTCGACTGGCTGCGCGCCGGCGGCGCAGGCATGCCGGTCAGCGCCGCCGACCGGCCCGCCTGCCATACGGTCAACGCCTGCCAACTCGCGGAATTGCTGCTGGCCGCCGCCCTCCTGCGCACCGAAAGCCGCGGCGTCCACTACCGCGAGGACTATCCCGCGAAAAACGACGAAGCTTTCCGCAGGCACAGCTTGCAGCAATGGGGAAGAAAGGCGGTAATCGAATGAACGGACTGGCCCTCGACCGGATCCTGCGCCAAGCCTTGATCGAAGACATCGGCCACGGCGACATCACCAGCGAAGCGATCTTCGCCCCCGACCACCAATCCGCGGGCTGGCTCATAGCCAAACAGGACGTGGTCCTGGCCGGGCGCGAAGTATTCGCGCGGGTTTTCTCGCTCCTGGACGGGAACGTCGCCGTAACCTTTGCCAACGCCGACGGCGACCGCATCGGCGCCGGGCAAAAGTTTGCCCGCCTCCAGGGACCGACGCGCCCGCTGCTCACCGGCGAGCGGGTGGCGCTCAACTTCCTCCAGCGCCTCACCGGCATCGCCACCGAAACGGCCCGCTGCGTCGCGGCCTGCGGCCATCGCCCCGTCGTCATCGTCGATACCCGCAAAACCACCCCCGGCCTCAGGATGCTCGAAAAATACGCCGTCACCGTCGGCGGCGGCAAAAACCACCGCCTCGGCCTGGACTCGATGGCGCTCATCAAAGACAACCACATCAAAGCCGCCGGCGGTATCGCCGCAGCCGTGGGGAAAGTGCGGGCCGCCGTCTCGCCGTTCGTAAAAATCGAAGTCGAAG contains the following coding sequences:
- the nadC gene encoding carboxylating nicotinate-nucleotide diphosphorylase, which encodes MNGLALDRILRQALIEDIGHGDITSEAIFAPDHQSAGWLIAKQDVVLAGREVFARVFSLLDGNVAVTFANADGDRIGAGQKFARLQGPTRPLLTGERVALNFLQRLTGIATETARCVAACGHRPVVIVDTRKTTPGLRMLEKYAVTVGGGKNHRLGLDSMALIKDNHIKAAGGIAAAVGKVRAAVSPFVKIEVEVEELAQLHEALAAGVDVIMLDNMPPAKIEEAVRIIDRRALVEVSGNITLEKIVALAAGGVDIISSGALTHSVKAADISMRLE